The following nucleotide sequence is from Paeniglutamicibacter kerguelensis.
AGGACCTTGCTGGTGAGCTCGAAGAACTTCCCGTCCCCGCGCACATACCCGAGTTCCTGCAGGGTGAGCAGGAACCGGCGGGCCGTGGCACGCGACAGGCCGGTGCGCTTAGCAACCTCGCTGAGCGTCATCGAGGGATGCTCGGCGTCGAACGAGGTGATCACCTCGAGGCCGCGGGCCAGAGACTGGACGGACGTCGATCCGCCCGCGGCGGTGGTTCCTGCGTCCTGGCTCATGGCGTGCGGCTCCTGGGTGATCGATGGTGAAAGTGCCCCGCAAAGCTTCGGCGGGAAGGCAAAAGAACGGGGACAGGGTGTTGACTGCCCCCATTCTTTCAAACTTACCGGCTACGCCCCGCGCACCAACGCCACGGGCAGGCGCCCGGCGAGCTCCTCGAAGGTGATCCCGTGGACGGAACGCACCGCCACCCTCGAATCCTCCAGCTCGAAGATCGCCGACTCGGTGTAGATGCGCGAGACGCAGCCCAGCCCAGTGACCGGGTAGGACAGGGTCTCGACCAGCTTGGATGCGCCGTCCTTGGAGAACAGGGACATCATGACCCAGGTGGCCTTGGCGCCGATCGCCAGGTCCATGGCACCGCCGACGGCCGGGATGGCGCCGGGCGCGCCGGTGTGCCAATTGGCAAGGTCGCCGGAGCCCGACACCTGGAACGCGCCGAGCACGCAGACATCCAGGTGTCCGCCGCGCATCATCGCGAAGGAGTCCGCGTGGTGGAAGTAGCTGGCGCCGGGCAACTCGGTGACCGGGATCTTGCCGGCGTTGATCAGGTCCCCGTCGATGTCTTCGCCCGTGGCGACCGGGCCCATGCCCAGCATGCCGTTTTCGGTGTGCAGGGTGACGCCCTGTTCAGCGGTGAGGAAGTTGGAGACGTTGGTCGGCTGGCCGATGCCCAGGTTCACGAACGCGCCGGCGGGGATGTCGGCGGCGACCATCGCGGCAAGCTCGTCTCGGGTCAGCGGCGCTTCGGTGGTGGTGAAGGTGGATGTATCGGTGCTCATTAGTTGTTGCCTCCGAGTGCGACGAGGGTGTTGACGTAGATGCCCGGGGTCACCACGACCTCCGGATCGATGCCGCCGACGGGAACGATCTCATCGACCTGCACGATGGCCTGCTTGGCCGCTGCCGCCATGATGGGGCCGAAATTGCGGGCGGTCTTGCGGTAGACAAGGTTGCCGTGGGTGTCCGCGCGCAGGGCCTTGACCAGGGCAAAGTCGGCGTGGATGGGGCTTTCCAGGACGTAGCCGCGCCCGTCGATCACGCGGGTTTCCTTGCCCTCGGCCAGCAGCGTGCCGTAGCCGGTGGGCGTGAAGAAGCCGCCGATGCCTGCGCCCGCGGCGCGGATGCGCTCGGCCAGGTTGCCCTGCGGGACCAGTTCCAGCTCGATTTCCCCGGCGCGGTAGGCCGTATCGAAGTGCCAGGAGTCGGACTGGCGCGGGAAGGAGCAGATGACCTTTTTGACGCGGCGTTCCTTGATCAGCAGCGCGAGGCCGGCGTCGGCCTGGCCGGCGTTGTTGTTCACGACCGTGAGGTCGGTGGCGCCGTTGGCCAGCAGTGCGTCGATGAGTTCCATCGGCTGGCCGGCGTTGCCGAACCCGCCGATCAGGACGGTCGCGCCGTCGTGGATGTTGGCCACTGCCTCTGCGGCCGTGGCGGCGATGCGTGGTGCCATGGTGGTTCTCTCCTAAATTCCTGAAATCTTTTCCTGAGTGCGAATGACCGAGGGTTCAAATCCCTCGGTCCATCTAAGCGGTGGCGTTCGGGTTTTCCAGCACGACGGCCAGGCCCTGGCCGACGCCGATGCAGATCGCCGCGACGCCCCATCGCTGGTTGTTTTCCTGCAGGCGGCGGGCCAGCGTGCCCAGGATGCGCAGGCCGGAGGCACCCAGCGGGTGGCCGATCGAGATCGCGCCGCCCCAGGCGTTGACGATGGCCGGGTCGATGTCCCAGGCGCGGATGCAGGCCAGCGACTGTGCGGCGAAGGCCTCGTTGAGTTCCACGGCAGCCACGTCGGACCAGGCGATGCCGGCCTTGGCCAGCGCCTTGTTGGCCGCCTCGACCGGGGCGAAGCCGAAGAACTGTGGGTCCAGGGCCGAGGAGGCGCGGCCCGCGATGCGGGCCAGCGGTGCGGCCCCCAGCAGTTCGCCGACGTGCTCGGAGCCGATGAAGGCGGCGGAGGCGCCGTCGGACATCGGGGAGGCGTTGCCCGCGGTGACGGTTCCGGTGGATTCCTCGCGGAAGACGGTGCGCAGCCCGGCCAGCGCCTGGGCGGTGGAATCGGGGCGGATGGTCTCGTCCATGGTGACCTCGGCGCCGCGCTTACCGGCCGGGGGCACGGAGACCACGAGGTTTTCGTACTTGCCCTCGACCCAGGCGGCCGCGGCCAGCTGGTGCGAGCGTGCGGAGAACTCGTCCTGGTCCTCGCGGCTGATCTCGTATTTCTCGCGCAGCTGCTCGGTGGCCTCGCCGAGGGAGACGGTCCATTCGCCGGGCATGGCCGGGTTGACCAGGCGCCAGCCCAGGGTGGTGTTTGCCA
It contains:
- a CDS encoding CoA-transferase, yielding MSTDTSTFTTTEAPLTRDELAAMVAADIPAGAFVNLGIGQPTNVSNFLTAEQGVTLHTENGMLGMGPVATGEDIDGDLINAGKIPVTELPGASYFHHADSFAMMRGGHLDVCVLGAFQVSGSGDLANWHTGAPGAIPAVGGAMDLAIGAKATWVMMSLFSKDGASKLVETLSYPVTGLGCVSRIYTESAIFELEDSRVAVRSVHGITFEELAGRLPVALVRGA
- a CDS encoding 3-oxoacid CoA-transferase subunit A produces the protein MAPRIAATAAEAVANIHDGATVLIGGFGNAGQPMELIDALLANGATDLTVVNNNAGQADAGLALLIKERRVKKVICSFPRQSDSWHFDTAYRAGEIELELVPQGNLAERIRAAGAGIGGFFTPTGYGTLLAEGKETRVIDGRGYVLESPIHADFALVKALRADTHGNLVYRKTARNFGPIMAAAAKQAIVQVDEIVPVGGIDPEVVVTPGIYVNTLVALGGNN
- a CDS encoding thiolase family protein, with amino-acid sequence MQQAYLYDAIRTPFGKIGGSLSGHRPDDLAAHVVRELVARAPQLDPERIDETIFGNANGAGEENRNVARMATLLAGLPTSIPGTTMNRLCGSSLDAAIAASRQVNTGDAELVLVGGVESMSRAPWVLPKTDRPFPMANLELANTTLGWRLVNPAMPGEWTVSLGEATEQLREKYEISREDQDEFSARSHQLAAAAWVEGKYENLVVSVPPAGKRGAEVTMDETIRPDSTAQALAGLRTVFREESTGTVTAGNASPMSDGASAAFIGSEHVGELLGAAPLARIAGRASSALDPQFFGFAPVEAANKALAKAGIAWSDVAAVELNEAFAAQSLACIRAWDIDPAIVNAWGGAISIGHPLGASGLRILGTLARRLQENNQRWGVAAICIGVGQGLAVVLENPNATA